The DNA sequence tcccccagaggttctccccccagtgtatagattgcattcatatttttgacacccaaatgcattattttacatttttctacattgaacctcatttgccatgtagtcgcccaccccattaatttgttcaggtctttttgcaagatttccacatcctgcggagaagttattgccctgcttagcttagtatcgtctgcaaatacagagatggaactgtttatcccatcctccaggtcatttatgaacaaattaaataggattggtcccagcacagaaccctgggggaccccactacccacccctgaccattctgagtactccccatttatcaccaccctctgaacacgcccttgtagccagttttcaatccatgtactcaccctatggtccatgccaacgcaccttattttgtacagtaaacgtttatggggaactgtgtcaaatgcttttgcaaaatccagatacaccacgtctacgggccttcctttatctagatggcaactcacctcctcatagaaggttaatagattggtttggcaagaacgattcttcatgaatccatgctgattactgctaatgatatcattcttattactaaaatcttgtatatagtcccttatcatcccctccaagagtttacatactattgatgttaggctaactggtctgtaattcccagggatgttttttgggccctttttaaatattggtgctacattggcttttctccaatcagctggcaccattccagtcaatagactgtctgtaaaaattaggaacaacggtctggcaatcaccttactgagttccctaagtaccctcggatgcaagccatctggtcccggtgatttattaattttaagtttctcaagtctaattttaattccgtcctctgttaaccatgtaggtgcttcctgtgttgtgtcatgaggataaacactgcagttttggttactgaagccccccgattcactcgtgaatactgaggagaagaataaattcaatacctctgccatctccccatcctttgtaaccagatgtccttcctcattctttatggggccaatatggtctgtcctcccttttttactgtttacatacttaaagaatttcttgggattttttttgctctcctccgctatgtgtctttcatgttctatcttagccatcctaattgcacccttacatttcttattgcattctttataaattctgaatgctgtggatgatccctcaaccttgtattttttgaaggccttctcctttgcttttatatgcatttttacattggagttaagccatccaggatgtttgttcgctcttttaaatttattacccaatgggatacattggctaatgcccttatttaatatgctcttaaagcaaacccatctctcctctgtattctttgttcctaatattttatcccaatttatgccttttagcaaggtttgtagtttagggaagttggctcttttgaaattcagtgtctttgtgttcccttcatgtctcctatttgtgtgatttaaactgaaactaattgacctgtgatcgctgttacctaaattgccccgtatttccacatctgttatcaggtctgtattgttggtaatcagtagatctagtaatgttttatttctagttggtgcgtctaccatctgacccataaaattgtcctgcaagacattaaggaactggcgagccttaaatgaatgcgcggttccctccgcccagtctatgtctggataattaaaatcccccattatgataacacttcccatccttgctgctaatccaatttgtgataggagatccgtctccacttcctccctcaggttagggggcctatagcatactcccagtattattttccccttagcttcatccctttggagctctacccataaagattccacctcctccctagccccctcagtgatgtcatctctcacattcacttgtacattattcttgatatataggcatacccctcccccttttttaccctctctatccttgcggtatagggtatacccttgaatgtttgccagccaatcatgagagctgttgaaccaggtctctgaaattcccacaaaatccaaatcctccttgtacaacagtatctctagttcacccatcttgtccgccaggctcctggcattggtgaacatgccacatagtttagaccggtcgcatattgtccttgtattgggtgtttcaagattgcaacttggacttgctactatactcaccttgtgtttttgtgctttggttaacctaccactaatgcccccaatactaccctctggaatatcttctgcgctggctatcactgtctctggaccctcccccccatcgcctagtttaaaaacccctctaactttttggccatcttcattcccagcagatctgcaccctcctcatttaggtgcagtccgtcccttctatagtaccggttaccgactgagaagtcggcccagtcctccaggaacccaaacccctccttactacaccagctcttcagccacttgtttacttccctaatctccctctgcctctctggtgtggctcgatgtaccggtagtattcctgagaacactaccttggaggtccttttcctcaatttagctcctaagtccctaaaatcgttctttaggacactccatctgcctctgactttgtcattggtgccaacgtgcaccatgacagccgggtcttccccagcccctgccagtaatctgtccacaagatccgtgatgtgccgaacccgagcgcccggtagacaacatactgttcggcgcttcaggtcttggttacagattgccctctctgtccttctaagaattgagtcccctaccaccagaatctgtctttcctttccctttgctgcccccccactctcactggaggagttcttcccctggcagctaggagagtccctcaactccagcagtgctggtccctgactggttacaccaatgtcactcaatggagcgtacttattgggatgctccagtcctggatcggcctccctggcacttccccctctacccctcctgactgtcacccatctactctttgctagtgcctgcacctctttgtctccacccgcctctgtgctggcccctgccggcacctgccgtgtacgttcctggctcacctttagtatggagggacttctcagtgctgacagttgcttccccagattcagaacctgggcttccagggaaacaatgtgcttacattttgcacagcagtattcgccctcgatcggatgatcaaggaacgcatacatgcggcaagatgtacaaagagtcatgCCTttgtgttgcatgagtaattgtcattcaaagtatacaAGGGGGTGCTAATAAGTATTGAGCtttacccagaaaaaattgagctaggaagctgtaaatttcagggtgtactggccaatttgtctatattcaacggggcaaaaatcaactacctatgattttaattatctttctttttcaggtccaaagataACATGgaagcacctccagaaaaattcaatgtggaagagcataggaccataatcaagttcctgtttctccaagagACAGGTgcaaagcagatccatgatgaaatgtcacaaactttgggtgacagtggccctttaTATGCAACAGTTGgttgtcaattttattttttttttcaattttttggtgcaaaaatcaactacctatgattttaactcatctttctttttcaggtccaaagtgaacatggcagcaccttcagaaaaattcaatgtggaagagcataggaccataatcaagttcctttttctccaagggaaaggtgcaaagcagatccatgatgaaatgtcacaaactttgggtgacagtggcccttcatatgcaacagttcattgtcaattttaaaactgaccatggttttggtgtgagaaacccagtggaaggaCTGTttatgtctctgtgcctgcaaaagtcaaaagttttgggatccactttgctgcaagctttctcaCTTCCAAGTTGTTGTGGATATTCAGCGGTCCTCCATGATCATGTCATATGCAACAGTtggttgtcaattttaaaactggccatttcggtgttgaaagtgagaaacccagtggaaggcctgtttctgtctctctgcctgcaaatgtgaaagtcatccatgacatgatcatggaggaccgctgaatatcagccaaaagtattaCTACATACCTGGTAATATTACATGAGAGAGTTGGGGCCATTATCCACAACAACTTGGAAGtgagaaagcttgcagcaaagtggatcccaaaacttttgacttttgcaggcacagagacataaACAGTCCTTCCTAGCTCAGTTTtgttctgggtaaggctcaatatgTGTCAGCACCCCCTCGTAAGAGTACTGAACATTTGGGCAAGAAGGAAGTGAAAATAtgtgatattgaagtggttaatattctccCAGGTAGCGTCCCTTAAAAAAAACTTTGCTCAATGCAATTCTTATTTCCTTATTTCGTAATGTGTAAATGATTGGGTTAAATAGTGGGGTTATGATTGTGTTAAAAAGAGATAAAAGTTTGTTGAGGTTTAGTGAATATCCTCTTGATGGAGCCACATAAAGTGTTATAAGTGTACCATAATAAGTAGACACAACTGTCAAATGAGAGCTACAAGTTGAGAAGACCTTTTGTCGGCTAGCAATGGAGGAGATCTGAAGAATCGATGTAAATATACAAATGTATGTGACAATGACAAAGATTAATTGAGACATGACAATTCCAATGACCGTAATAGATACATGAATTTCAACCTGTTTGGTGTCAGAGCAGGAAAGGTTGAGAAGAGGAGCAAGGTCACAGAAAAAATGGTCAATAGTATTCGGACCACAAAAGTCTAATTCAACCACAAGAATTTCTGTGATCAAGGCAAGAAGAAAACCAGCCACCCAGCATAACGTAGCCAAGAACTGAGGCAGTCTGTGCTTCATAATTATTGAATAGTGCAATGGGTTACATATGGCCAAATATCGATCATATGACATTACTGTCAAAAGACAACACTCTATAAGGGCAGAAGCTCCAAAAACATATAACTGTATTTCACAAGATAAAGATGAAATGTTGCATCTAGATGTTAGAATGACTTGTAAGGTTTTGGGGCCTACATTTGTGCTGATCATTATATCACATAAAGAAAGGTGAGAGAGAAAGAAATACATGGGAGATTGAAGAGAGAGGGTCATTGACACTAATGCAATAATGAGGATATTCCCAATCATGGTGGCCACAAAAATTAGAAGTAGGAGAATAAATAAGAGACTTTGAAAACTGTGAAAATCTTCATATCCCAAAAGGATGAATTCACCAACGGAAGTGTGGTTGTATTTAACCATTTCCTGAAATTAAAATATAATTTTGATCTAATCAAGTCAAATATGGCCTGTATAAGTTAAAGTGCATCTAAGGCATGTTAGGCACTtttggaagagccctggggccatcataaaaaaaaatacagaattatgagtttgcaaaaaaaattttcttttacagaattctgagtttgaaagtcagaattctgagattcaaagtcagaattctgagattcaaagtcagaattctgagtttgaaagtcagaattctgagattcaaagtcagaatcgtgagtttaaaaaaaaaaatctacagaattctgagattaaaagtcagaattctgagattaaaagtcagaattttgagtttcaaagtcagaattctgagattcaaagtcagaattctgagtttcaaagtcagaattctgagattaaaagtcagaattctgagattaaaagtcagaattctgagtttcaatgtcagaattctgagtttcaatgtcagaattctgagtttcaaagtcagaattctgagattcaaagtcagaattctgagtttcaaagtcagaattctgagattaaaagtcagaattctgagtttcaaagtcagaattctgagattaaaagccagaattctgagtttcaaagtcagaattctgagtttcaaagtcagaattctgagaataaaagtcagaattctgagattaaaagtcagaattctgagtttcaaagtcagaattctgagttccaaagtcagaattctgagtttataaatatagtagtctttattaggaagattttaggaccaatgagcaataaggtagtaacacccacagatcatcattctgcagacatacatgtcttctgctctgtatatgaatatgtaaatctatcttagttacagcacacagtatagggaagcaggcagtgctgggttctctggttcctctactgtattaattagttccttggtttgctgtcttatccttcttctctgtcatctgctccaacataaagagccatgctgaaaacgtgtgtattgtgtgtgagtggggggggggcacagcttccatagataacagaacacaagggccagcacagctctgcaccccaacttgtaggacacattgcactattgcccctacatgagggaattgtgaatggctagaaggcagcaggacaatgtgtgtctatggtcataacagatTATTAAATAGCAATTAATTGTATGGGCTGATAAGGTGTTTTACACACAATTTATCTCCTATTCAACATAAAAAGCATTGATAAAGTGTTCTTAAGTGATAGCCTAGTGGCTAGAGTaacaggcttatagtgttgaaagttgtgggttctaatccagttcagggaataatctttatttatatattttcaatatattgattttatattaaacatattttaaaatatattatatatatgtattttatttatatatccaaattgatttcaaggcatattaacaaagacatattgataaaattgttgtatatactgactactataaattagagagtagggatttttttttacaaatcggtgtatatattgggatgattttggtgacatggggccagttctcaatttcaggagattgtccctggaagctgcatgataaccatcatatttCACAACTCAGCCCTGGGCTCTGCACTataatctgtgtgtactacaatgtacacgcccatatctccccttcactgattggctgcactttatccccactgacaccgatgccgtgccattttcctcttagctacaccattgacacagaaattttttccatccagtgacaccaccgatgcagggtcatttttcccatccaatgacaccaccgatgcagggtcatttttcctatccaatgacaccaccgatgcagggtaatttttcctat is a window from the Aquarana catesbeiana isolate 2022-GZ linkage group LG03, ASM4218655v1, whole genome shotgun sequence genome containing:
- the LOC141134281 gene encoding olfactory receptor 5P64-like, coding for MYFFLSHLSLCDIMISTNVGPKTLQVILTSRCNISSLSCEIQLYVFGASALIECCLLTVMSYDRYLAICNPLHYSIIMKHRLPQFLATLCWVAGFLLALITEILVVELDFCGPNTIDHFFCDLAPLLNLSCSDTKQVEIHVSITVIGIVMSQLIFVIVTYICIFTSILQISSIASRQKVFSTCSSHLTVVSTYYGTLITLYVAPSRGYSLNLNKLLSLFNTIITPLFNPIIYTLRNKEIRIALSKVFFKGRYLGEY